The following nucleotide sequence is from Sphingomonas telluris.
AGCTAGAGGCTTCAACAATACGTACGAACGCATCGCGCATCCGAAGCGCTATTGGGCCTCCATGGCGTGGAACGCAGCGTTTGGAGCCATGCTAATTTGGCTGGGCTTTGGAGTTCCTACGAACGCCGCTGAAAATCCGTGCACGTATGAGAAGGTCGCCCTGCTGAAGGACAAGCTGGCCGCGTGCGAGGAGTTGATACAACGTCGGCCCAACGATCCCTATGCTTACTTCAATCGTGGCCTGATCGCGATCAATGTGGGCGACTACGATCAGGCCGTCGCCGACCTTACGCGGGCGCATGAACTGGACTCCGGAGATCCCTGGTCGCTCGCGAATCGCGGTCTCGCTTACGCGTGGAAGAAGGATCAGGCACGCGCGGAGGAAGACTTCCGAGCAGTTCGGGCCATCGACCCCTCCAACGTAGTCATGCTCCGAGGCGAAGCGCTTTTGAAGATGAATGCGGGCGACAAAAAGGGCGCGGTTGAAAGCCTCAGCGCGTCAATGACCGACGATCCCGATAACTTATGGGCGCTCCGCACTCGATCCGAACTCTACTATGAGCTGGGAGAGTTCGAGAAGTCGCGTCAAGACGACAGCAGGTGGGTGAAGCTCATGGAAGAGGCGCGAAGTCGCCAAGCACGCGCTTTGTCCAATTCGCGTCAAAGTGAGCTTCGCTGAGCGCCAGCTTCCCGCCCATTCCGGACATTGGGAAACCCTGTCCTACAGTACGGCGCTTGTGCTTCACACTCGCGGATGAGCGATCGACTTAGCCTCTCATCCTCTCCGCGCGTCCGCCGCGACGGTTGGACCAACGGCAGACGTGTTACCTTCTTTGTTACCCTGGCTGCGACCGGCAGTGTCACCTTCGCATGCGCGTCCGTCGGCCTCAGCCGCAAGTCCGCCTATGCGCTGCGAAAGCGCGATCGAAGCTTTGCTTCCTCTGGGGACGGGCGCTTGCGATGGCCGGCAAAGCCAGGCGGAACGGCGTTACGCCTCGCGTCGAAGGTAACGAAATTCGCAGCACCTCAAGCGGCGCCACAAGGTCAAGCGGAGTCAAGCCGGCCGACGTTGTCCGCGCCCAGGCTGAAGCCGAGCGCGACCGATTCTTCGCCACCTTCGAAATGGATCGGTCCGGCTCGTCGTTGCGGTCTCGAATCGAGCAAGGCTCTTGCCAACCGTTCGAAACAGTCCGACGCTGATCGTTTCGAAGAGCGCGCCTGAGCGCCTTCATGCGACTCGGAGCGCCCGGATACGGACGAAGGGAGAGTCGCATGCCTGGTATTGCCAACGGCACTCGAGCAATCGCGCTGGTCGGACCGGCCGGCGCGGGAAAGACCAGCCTGGCCGAAGCGATGCTGTTTGCAGCCGGCGCGTCCGATCGGCTGGGCTCGACTGCGAATGGCACGAGCATTGGCGACAGCAGCGCGGAGGCGCGCGCTCGCGGCGGCTCCACGGAGCTCAACCTCTACAATTTCAAATATCTCGATGACGAATTCGCGCTGATCGATTGCCCCGGCTCGATCGGCTTTGCAGCGGATGGCGCGCGTGCAGTCGCAGTCGCCGACCTCGCGATCGTCGTCGTCGACCCCGATCCAGCGCGCGCCCCCTTGGCTGCGCCGGCGCTCCGGATGCTCGACGAGCTCGGCATCCCTCACCTCATCTTCGTCAACCGCATCGACCAGGCGCATGGGCGGGTGCGCGACCTTCTGTCGGCGCTTCAGCCGGTCAGCGTCGAGCCGCTGATCGCGCGCCAGATCCCCATTCGCGAAGGCGAGAAGGTCACCGGGTTCGTCGACCTCGCGCTTGAGCGGGCCTATCACTACGTGCCCGGCAAGGAATCCGAGCGCATCGACATCCCAGAGGATCTGCAGCAGCGCGAGGCCGAGGCCCGCACCCAGATGCTGGAGCAGCTCGCGGATCATGACGACGAGTTGCTCGAGCAGCTCCTCATGGATCAGACGCCGGAGCAGGACCGCGTCCTCAAGGACCTGGCGCGCGAGACGGGCGAGAGCCTCGCGGTCCCGGTGCTGTTCGGTTCGGCGAGCAGCGCATGGGGCGTGCGCCGCCTCCTCAAGGCTCTCCGTCACGAAGCGCCCGGACCGAAAAGCACCGCCGACCGCCTCGGCGTGTCCGACCCGGCGCTCTACGCCTTCAAGATCAACAATGGCGGGTCCGTCGGCCGGCTGGCCCTGGCCCGAGCGCTCGGCGGCAACATAGCCGAAGGTTCGGACCTGAAGGCGCGGGACGGCGAAGCGTCGCGGCTAGGCGCCCTCTTTAAGGTGCAGGGCGAGAAGACGCAGAAGGTCACTGAGGCGCGCAATGGCGACATCGTCGCCGTCGCCAAGGTGGACAGCGTTAAACCCGGCCAATGGCTGGGCAAGGGCACTCTGCCGCCGGAGGTCGAGGTTGAACTTCCCGCTCGGAACTGCGCACTCGCGATCCAGCCATCCGACCGCAAGGACGACGTGAAGCTGTCAGGCGCGCTCCAGAAGCTGACGGAAGAGGACAGCGCGCTCATCCTCGAACATGACGAGGCGAACCACGAGCTCCGCCTTCGGGGCGTGAACGACGAGCACCTCAAGACGACGCTCGCCAAGTTGAAGCGGCGTTACGGCGTCGAGGTCACGTCGCATCCGCCGGCGATCGGCTACCGGGAATCGATCCGCAAAGCCGTCACGCACCAGCGCGGGCGCCACAAGAAGCAGACCGGCGGCCATGGCCAGTTCGGCGACGTCATCATCGACATCACGCCGCTGCCCCGCGGTTCGGGCTTCGTCTTCGAGGAGAAGATCCACGGCGGAGCCATTCCAAAGCAGTGGATCCCGGCCGTGGAGGAAGGCGTCCGCGAGGCGATGGATAAGGGCCCGCTCGGTTTCCAGGTCGTCGATGTGGCGGTGACCCTCGTGGACGGCAGCTATCATAGCGTCGACAGTTCCGAACTGGCGTTTCGCCTGGCGGGTCGGCTCGCCATGCAGGAAGCACTCGCCGCAGCCCACCCGCACCTGCTCGAGCCGATGCACAAGCTTGGCGTCGTCTGTCCGTCGAGCGCGACCAGCCGCATCACTTCGGCGGTTGCCGGACGTCGTGGGCAGATGCTCGGCATGGCGCCGCGCGATGGCTGGGCCGGCTGGGACCGCATTGATGCCCTCATTCCGGAGGCCGAGCTCGACGGGCTCGAGGCAGAGCTTCGATCGCAGAGCCAAGGCCTCGCGACCTACGAGGCCGAGCTGGACCATCTGGCCGAACTCAACGGGCCGCTGGCGGACAAGGTGATCCAGCAGAAGGTGCCTGAACCCGCCTGATCGGCTGTCCAAAAAGTCACGCGACAGCAGTTGCCGGCTCGCCTAGACGAGCCGGCACATGAAGCATTGGTTCAAGGACGCGCACTTCCGATCGCTGCTGAAGAACAGCAGCTATCTCGCGATATCCAAAGTGATCGCTGCGCTTGCGGGCGTGGCGACACTGGCATTCGCTGGACGCGGATTGGGCGTCGTCCTGTTCGGGACCCTCATCCTCATCACCAGCTACGCGAAGGCCGCGAGCGGCATCAGCAAGTTCCAGTCGTGGCAGCTCATCGTCCGCTACGGCGGCAAGGCGCTGGCCGCTGGCGAACACGAGGACTTCAAGGCGTCCACGGGCTTCGCCTTTGCGCTCGACGTGGTCAGCGGCATCGGCGGGATGATCGTCGCGGTGATGCTCCTGCCGTTCATCGGCAAATGGGTCGGCATCCCCGAGCAATATCTGTGGCTGGGCATGCTTTACTGCACCCTGCTTCCGACGATGGGTGCGGCGACACCCGTCGGAGTGTTGCGGTCGCTGGACCGGTTCGACCTCATCAGCTGGCAGGGCAGCAGCTACCCGATCGCCCGCGCCATCCTTGCCTCGATCGCTTTCTTCTCGAACGCACCGTTCGAAGCCTATGTCGCGATCTGGTGGGTCACGGATCTCGGCGGCGACATGTTCCTGTGGTTCCTGGCCGTCCGAGAGCTGCGCCGGCGCGGATTGATGCAGGGCATTCGCCCAACCTTGCGGCCGACTACACTTCCGGGCGCCTGGCGGTTCGCGATTCACGTGAACCTGACGTCCAGCCTCATTGCGGCATGGGGACCAATCGCGCGTCTCGTCGTCGGCGGACTCCTCGGGCCGAGCGGAGCAGCGCTGTTCCGTGTCGCATCGAGCCTTGCGGATAGCGCTCAAAAGCCCGCTGAATTCCTTGCCCGAGCTTTTTATCCGGAGATCGTCCGCATGGACGTCCGCACGAAGCAGCCGTGGAAGCTTATGCTGAGAAGTGCCGTGATGGCCGGCATGATCGCGCTGACCGCGGTCCTCCTGCTGCTGGTCGGCGGCAAGCCGCTCGTGCACCTGCTGTTCGGAAAGCAGTTCCTCGGTGCCTATCCGATCCTGATGGTGCTGATCATCGCGCCGGTGATCGGCATCTTCAGTTTCCCGCTGCCGTCGATGCTTTACGCGCTCGACCGTCCGGATGCGCCGCTCAAGGCGCGGTTGGTCGGAACGATCGTCTATTTCGCTTTGATCGCTCCACTCTGCGCCCGCTTTGGAGTGATGGGTGCCGCTGCTGCGTTCGTCAGCGCCTACGCGACCATGTTCGTGGTGCTCGCGCTCCAGGTCCGCGCAGAATACAAGCGGGTGCGCGCGAAGGCCTGATGAGCAGCCAGATGCCGCGCATTTGGGTCCTGCTCGGCCAGAGACGCGGCGACAACAACCAGCTGCTCGCGCTTGCGGAAGCGCTGAAGACGCCGTTCGAGACGCGGACGCTGAAGTATCGGCTTTCGTGGGGCTTGCTACTCCGGCTCTTTCCGCAGCGGCCGACACTCGTGACAAGCGAGTCCCGCGGCCATCTCCGGCCTCCCTGGCCGGACGTCGTAATCGGCATCGGACGCCGCAGCGTGGCGGTTGCTCGGTGGATCAAGCGGATGAGCGGCGGCCGCACGAAGCTCGTACGCGTCGGCAATCCTAGAACGAGTTCGGGACTCTTCGACCTTGTCATCACAACGCCGCAATATCCGGTGCCGCCGGCGCCAAGCGTGCTCAAGCTGCCGCTGTCGATGGACAGGCACAGCTCTCCGCCGAAGCTGACGGACTCTGAGCGAGCATGGCTCGAAGAGCTCCCTCGGCCGCACCTGCTCGTGTCGGTGGGTGGGAGGACCCGCTACTGGCATTTGCCCGAGGCGCAAATCGTGGGCGCGGTCGAACGCTTGGCGCAGCGCGCCACAGCTTCCGGCGGGTCACTGATCGTGGCGAGTAGCCCACGCACGACCACGGAGATTACCGCAGCAATCCAGCGCGCACTCGCCAATCGCCCGGACTGCAAACTCATATCTGACGAAAGCCTGCGCTACCCTGTGCTGCTAGACGACGCGGACGAGCATTTCGTCACGGGCGACAGCGTCTCCATGATTTCCGAAGCGATCGTGACTGGAAAGCCCGTGGGCCTGATCCCCGTCGAGCTGGATGCCGAAGGCCGCAAGGCGCTGGGCTCCGAGGGCCTTTCCAGCTCCGTGCGCGACGTTCGTCGCGTCTGGGCAGAGCTTCAGACAAATGGCCTTCTCGGGACGATCGACGAGCCCATCGCCGGCAAGATCGCGGACCCTGTGAGGACCGCGGCGGAGGCGGTCGGTGCACTTCTGGACTAGAGCGACATTTCCTCGAAGCCGTCCTGCTTCACGGTGCGGTCGATGTCCACGAGCGTCGTCAACAGGCTCTCCATCCGGTCGAGAGGCCATGCGTTGGGCCCATCCGACTTGGCGTTCGCGGGATCGGGGTGCGTTTCCATGAACAGGCCGGAAATGCCCGCCGCCACTGCAGCGCGAGCGAGCACCGGCACGAACTCCCGCTGACCGCCCGAGCTGGTGCCCTGCCCGCCCGGAAGCTGGACCGAGTGCGTGGCGTCGAACACAACGGGGCAGCCGGTCTCGCGCATGATCGACAGGCTGCGCATGTCGGACACGAGGTTGTTGTAGCCGAACGAGACGCCGCGCTCGCAGACCATGATCGTGTCTTCGTTGACGCCCGCCGCCTGGGCAGCGCTCCGTGCCTTGTCCACGACATTGACCATGTCGTGCGGCGCCATGAACTGCGCCTTCTTGATGTTCACCGGCTTGCCCGACGCGGCCACCGCGTGGATGAAATCCGTCTGCCGCGCCAGGAACGCCGGGGTCTGCAGCATGTCGACGGCCTGCGACACCGGCTCGATCTGCGGAATGTCGTGGACATCGGTCAGCACCGGCACACCGATCTTCTCGCGGACGTTGGCGAGGATCCGGAGCCCCTCATCCATGCCGGGACCGCGGAAGCTTTTGTCGGAGGAGCGGTTTGCCTTGTCGAAGCTCGACTTGAAGACGAACAGGATGCCGAGCTTGTCGGCGATGGTCTTCAGGCGCTCCGCGACGCTGAGCTGAAGCTCCTCGCTTTCGACCACGCACGGGCCGGCGATAAGGAAGAAGGGCTGGTCGAGCCCGATGTCACGTCCGAACAATTGCATGCGCGCGCCTTTAGCGAAGGGAGTCGACGACCGCCACCGGGTGCCAGTCGCCAAGCCCGTTTTGTGAGCCGAAATCAGGCGGAAACGGCTCGCCCGCGTGAATTCCGCCGGTCACGAAGACCGTGTCGAACCCCATTCTTGCACCGCCAAGGACGTCGGTCTGGAGGCCGTCGCCGATGGCCAAGACCTCGCTTGCGGGCGGATTTCCGCCCAGTGAAAGCGCGTGACGGTAAATCGCCGGGAAAGGCTTGCCGTACCATTCCACGCGGCCGCCCAGGCCGAGATAGATGTCGGCCAGCGCGCCAGCGCACGGCTCGGTCATGCCGCCGCGCACGACGACCCGGTCGGGGTTGAGGCAGTGCAGGAGGACGCCGCGGTCTGCGAGTTCTTCGAGCTGCGTCCGATAGTCCTCGACATGCCTGCGCTCGTCGTCGAGGCCGGTGCAGGCGATCTCTGTGAAGCCGTCTTCGACCAGGATCAATCCCCTGCCCTCGAATATCTCGCGGTCCGACCGCGTCCCGATGAAGCCGGCTGGACTGCCCACCGTCTTCAGCACCGCGATCCCAGCTTCACCGCTCGTCGCAATGCCGTCCCACGCCGCTCCCGGGAGGCCAATCCGTCCGAGCTGTTCCTTCACGGCGTCGGCCGTTCGCGGAGCATTGGTGATGAGCACGACTGTGCGGCTCTGCTCGCGCCATTGGAGCAGCCGATCCGCCGAACCAGGGTAGAGCTCGACACCGTCATGGACGACGCCCCAGATATCGCAGAGGATCAGCCGGTAGCGCTCGGGAAGCGCGTCGAAGAAGCTCATTCGAGACCTGAATCGATCAGAGCCTGCTCGATCGGCTCGACATCCTCGGGATTGTTGAGTTCGCGCATCGCGAACGGCGGCGTTTCGACGTCTACGACGGCCATCGGCACTCCAGCTACGAGAAACCGAAGCTGCTCCAGGCCCTCGAGCGTCTCCAACTCGCTGGCCGGGGTGGCGACGTAGCGCTCCAGCGCCTCCGGGCGATACGCATAGACGCCGACGTGGAGCCGCACTGGCGACATGCGCTCATCCAGCGCATGCTTGGGCAGATAGGGGATCAGCCGCTTCGAGAAATAGAGTGCATAACCCTGCGCGTCCGTCACCACGCTCGTGCCTCCGACCCGGCCGGCCGCTTCCTCGGCCTGCAGCACGCGCACTTCGTCGCTGCGAAGGCGCATTGCGGGCGTCGCGACCAGCGCATCGCTGTCGTCGCGCATACGCGCGATCAGCGCCTCCACGAAACCCGGGGGCGTCAGCAGCGCATCTCCCTGGAAATTGATCACCAGGTCCGGATCGTGAAGCGATGCGAGCGCCTCAGCGCAGCGCTCCGTGCCGTTGCGGCACTCCGGCGATGTCATGATCACACCGACGCCGAACTTGGTGCACGCATCTGCAATCCGCTCGTCGTCGGTCGTCACGTAGACACCGGACACGCCGGACACCTTGAGAGCCGCCTCGACGCTCCTCTGAATGAGAGGCTTGGCGGCTCCGCCCGCTCCCTTCAGTTCGACGAGCGGCTTGCCGGGGTAGCGCGACGATGCATAGCGCGCCGGGATCAGGATGACCGTGTTCATCGTGCCGCCGGACAATCGTGGATGTGAAGAACGCCGACCGGCCGCTTACGCCCTTCGCTCTCGTCGACCACGAACAGGGCTGTAATCCGATACTGCTCGAAGAGGTGCAGCGCGTCGTCGACCAGCGCGTCCTGCGGGACGGTTTTCGGATCGGGAGTCATGAACTCGCGAGCGATGTGCTCGAGACCCTCTTCCATGTGCCGGCGGAGGTCTCCGTCGGTGATCACGCCAACGAGAAAGCCGTCCGCATCCGTCACGCCGACTAGTCCAAGCCTTTTCTCGCTCATCACGACGATGACATCGTGCATCGAGCTGTCGGCGCCCGTGAGCGGAGTATCCCGTCCGGCGTGCATGAGGCGCTTCACCGGCTTGAGCCGTGCACCGAGCGACCCGCCCGGATGGAGCCGGCCGAAGTCTGTCCGAGTGAAGCCCTTGAGGTGCATCACCGTCATGGCGAGCGCATCGCCGAGCGCCAGGGTCATCGTCGTCGACGTAGTCGGAGCGACCGATTCCGGACCGACTTCCTTCCACTCGGGAAGTACGAGCGGAGCCGTGGCTGCGGTGGCCAGCATCGACTGGGCATTGCCGGTGATCGCAATCATCGGGATGCCGATCGCATCGAAATGGTCGATGACCGGCTCCAGCTCCGACGTCTCGCCGCTCTGCGAAATGAGGATCGCGACGTCCCCTTTAGCTGCCATGCCGAGATCGCCGTGGATTGCTTCCGCCAGGTGCAGGAACGTGGCGGTCGTGCCGGTCGACGCGAAGGTCGCCGCGATCTTGCGCCCGACATGACCAGACTTGCCGAGCCCGCTGACGATAAGCTTGCCGCCGCAGTTGCGGATCAGGTCCACAGCGCGCTCGAACTGCTCGCCAAGACTGTCGGCAAGGGCATCGAGCGCGCGCGCCTCGTCGTGCAGGACGTGGCGGCCGAAATCGAGAATCCCTTCGGTCGAACCGCTTTGTGACAACGCGTCATTCATGTCGCCGCACCTAGCCAGCGCAGAAGCGGCTGTGAAGCCGAGCGCTTGACGAACTGCGGCCCAGCAGCTTGGGTCCACGACGCCGTCCAAGGGGAGAGTGTGTGGCGAAGAAATTGACTCGGTTCATCCTGCTGGCGCTCCTGCTCGGCGTGATTGCCGGCTGGGCGATCAACGCCGCCATCGACGACGGCAGCCTGCAAAGCGCCGAGCAGCTGAAGCAGATCGCCGATTACCTCAGCATCGTCACAGCGCTGTTCCTGCGATTGATCAAGATGATCATCGCTCCGCTCGTTTTCTCAACCCTGGTCGCGGGCATCGCCCACATGGGCGACATCGCCGCGCTCGGCCGCGTCGGGCTGCGTTCGGTCACATGGTTCATCTTGGCGAGCCTCGTCTCGCTAACGCTTGGCCTAATACTCGTGAACCTGCTCCAGCCTGGCGTCGGGCTGAACCTGCCGCTGCCGCCGGCCACTGCCGCAAGCGGGGTCGAGACTGCCGCCTTCAACCTCAAGGATTTCGTCACCCACCTCGTGCCGGCTTCGATCTTCGAGGCGATGAGCACGAACGAGATCCTGCCCATCGTCATCTTCTCGATCTTCTTCGGCGTGGCCCTCACAGCCGTCGGCGATGCCGGAAAGCCGATCGTTCGCGGCGTCGAAGCGCTGGTGAAAGTGATGCTGCAGGTCACCGATTACGTGATGCGGTTCGCGCCCTTCGCGGTCTTCACGGCAGTGACCAGCTCGATTGCCGAAAAAGGCCCGGAGATCCTGATTACCTTCGGCAAGTTCGTCGGCAGCTTCTATCTCGGCCTGGCGATCCTGTGGGCACTGTTAATCGCCGCCGCCTTCGTCATCGTCGGCCCGCGGGTCAAGCATCTCGTTCGCTACATTCGCGACCCGATCGTCCTCGCCTTCTCCACCGCGTCGAGCGAGGCCGCTTACCCGCGCACTTTGGAAGCGCTCGACCGGTTCGGCGTTCCCCCGCGCATTGCGAGTTTCGTCCTGCCCTTGGGCTATTCGTTCAATCTCGACGGATCGATGATGTACATGACCTTCGCGACGATCTTCATCGCGCAGGCCTATGGCATCGACCTGACCATCGGCCAGGAAATCACCATGCTTCTGGTGCTGATGATCACTTCCAAGGGCATGGCGGGCGTTCCGCGCGCCAGCCTCGTCGTGATCGCGGCGACCATGTCGATGTTCAAGATCCCGGAAGCTGGCCTGCTGCTGATCCTTGCGGTCGACCATTTCCTCGACATGGGCCGTTCGGCGACGAACGTGGTCGGCAATGCGGTCGCGTCAGCAGTCGTCGCCAAGTGGGAGGGCGATCTCGATCCGGAGGCGCCCGCCGACATC
It contains:
- the kdsA gene encoding 3-deoxy-8-phosphooctulonate synthase, with product MQLFGRDIGLDQPFFLIAGPCVVESEELQLSVAERLKTIADKLGILFVFKSSFDKANRSSDKSFRGPGMDEGLRILANVREKIGVPVLTDVHDIPQIEPVSQAVDMLQTPAFLARQTDFIHAVAASGKPVNIKKAQFMAPHDMVNVVDKARSAAQAAGVNEDTIMVCERGVSFGYNNLVSDMRSLSIMRETGCPVVFDATHSVQLPGGQGTSSGGQREFVPVLARAAVAAGISGLFMETHPDPANAKSDGPNAWPLDRMESLLTTLVDIDRTVKQDGFEEMSL
- a CDS encoding ELM1/GtrOC1 family putative glycosyltransferase, translated to MPRIWVLLGQRRGDNNQLLALAEALKTPFETRTLKYRLSWGLLLRLFPQRPTLVTSESRGHLRPPWPDVVIGIGRRSVAVARWIKRMSGGRTKLVRVGNPRTSSGLFDLVITTPQYPVPPAPSVLKLPLSMDRHSSPPKLTDSERAWLEELPRPHLLVSVGGRTRYWHLPEAQIVGAVERLAQRATASGGSLIVASSPRTTTEITAAIQRALANRPDCKLISDESLRYPVLLDDADEHFVTGDSVSMISEAIVTGKPVGLIPVELDAEGRKALGSEGLSSSVRDVRRVWAELQTNGLLGTIDEPIAGKIADPVRTAAEAVGALLD
- a CDS encoding TIGR01459 family HAD-type hydrolase, which translates into the protein MSFFDALPERYRLILCDIWGVVHDGVELYPGSADRLLQWREQSRTVVLITNAPRTADAVKEQLGRIGLPGAAWDGIATSGEAGIAVLKTVGSPAGFIGTRSDREIFEGRGLILVEDGFTEIACTGLDDERRHVEDYRTQLEELADRGVLLHCLNPDRVVVRGGMTEPCAGALADIYLGLGGRVEWYGKPFPAIYRHALSLGGNPPASEVLAIGDGLQTDVLGGARMGFDTVFVTGGIHAGEPFPPDFGSQNGLGDWHPVAVVDSLR
- a CDS encoding tetratricopeptide repeat protein; protein product: MLIWLGFGVPTNAAENPCTYEKVALLKDKLAACEELIQRRPNDPYAYFNRGLIAINVGDYDQAVADLTRAHELDSGDPWSLANRGLAYAWKKDQARAEEDFRAVRAIDPSNVVMLRGEALLKMNAGDKKGAVESLSASMTDDPDNLWALRTRSELYYELGEFEKSRQDDSRWVKLMEEARSRQARALSNSRQSELR
- a CDS encoding KpsF/GutQ family sugar-phosphate isomerase yields the protein MNDALSQSGSTEGILDFGRHVLHDEARALDALADSLGEQFERAVDLIRNCGGKLIVSGLGKSGHVGRKIAATFASTGTTATFLHLAEAIHGDLGMAAKGDVAILISQSGETSELEPVIDHFDAIGIPMIAITGNAQSMLATAATAPLVLPEWKEVGPESVAPTTSTTMTLALGDALAMTVMHLKGFTRTDFGRLHPGGSLGARLKPVKRLMHAGRDTPLTGADSSMHDVIVVMSEKRLGLVGVTDADGFLVGVITDGDLRRHMEEGLEHIAREFMTPDPKTVPQDALVDDALHLFEQYRITALFVVDESEGRKRPVGVLHIHDCPAAR
- a CDS encoding elongation factor G, with the translated sequence MPGIANGTRAIALVGPAGAGKTSLAEAMLFAAGASDRLGSTANGTSIGDSSAEARARGGSTELNLYNFKYLDDEFALIDCPGSIGFAADGARAVAVADLAIVVVDPDPARAPLAAPALRMLDELGIPHLIFVNRIDQAHGRVRDLLSALQPVSVEPLIARQIPIREGEKVTGFVDLALERAYHYVPGKESERIDIPEDLQQREAEARTQMLEQLADHDDELLEQLLMDQTPEQDRVLKDLARETGESLAVPVLFGSASSAWGVRRLLKALRHEAPGPKSTADRLGVSDPALYAFKINNGGSVGRLALARALGGNIAEGSDLKARDGEASRLGALFKVQGEKTQKVTEARNGDIVAVAKVDSVKPGQWLGKGTLPPEVEVELPARNCALAIQPSDRKDDVKLSGALQKLTEEDSALILEHDEANHELRLRGVNDEHLKTTLAKLKRRYGVEVTSHPPAIGYRESIRKAVTHQRGRHKKQTGGHGQFGDVIIDITPLPRGSGFVFEEKIHGGAIPKQWIPAVEEGVREAMDKGPLGFQVVDVAVTLVDGSYHSVDSSELAFRLAGRLAMQEALAAAHPHLLEPMHKLGVVCPSSATSRITSAVAGRRGQMLGMAPRDGWAGWDRIDALIPEAELDGLEAELRSQSQGLATYEAELDHLAELNGPLADKVIQQKVPEPA
- the kdsB gene encoding 3-deoxy-manno-octulosonate cytidylyltransferase translates to MNTVILIPARYASSRYPGKPLVELKGAGGAAKPLIQRSVEAALKVSGVSGVYVTTDDERIADACTKFGVGVIMTSPECRNGTERCAEALASLHDPDLVINFQGDALLTPPGFVEALIARMRDDSDALVATPAMRLRSDEVRVLQAEEAAGRVGGTSVVTDAQGYALYFSKRLIPYLPKHALDERMSPVRLHVGVYAYRPEALERYVATPASELETLEGLEQLRFLVAGVPMAVVDVETPPFAMRELNNPEDVEPIEQALIDSGLE
- a CDS encoding dicarboxylate/amino acid:cation symporter — translated: MAKKLTRFILLALLLGVIAGWAINAAIDDGSLQSAEQLKQIADYLSIVTALFLRLIKMIIAPLVFSTLVAGIAHMGDIAALGRVGLRSVTWFILASLVSLTLGLILVNLLQPGVGLNLPLPPATAASGVETAAFNLKDFVTHLVPASIFEAMSTNEILPIVIFSIFFGVALTAVGDAGKPIVRGVEALVKVMLQVTDYVMRFAPFAVFTAVTSSIAEKGPEILITFGKFVGSFYLGLAILWALLIAAAFVIVGPRVKHLVRYIRDPIVLAFSTASSEAAYPRTLEALDRFGVPPRIASFVLPLGYSFNLDGSMMYMTFATIFIAQAYGIDLTIGQEITMLLVLMITSKGMAGVPRASLVVIAATMSMFKIPEAGLLLILAVDHFLDMGRSATNVVGNAVASAVVAKWEGDLDPEAPADIEPPHAPSHVARTAPIDDHF
- a CDS encoding lipopolysaccharide biosynthesis protein, with the translated sequence MKHWFKDAHFRSLLKNSSYLAISKVIAALAGVATLAFAGRGLGVVLFGTLILITSYAKAASGISKFQSWQLIVRYGGKALAAGEHEDFKASTGFAFALDVVSGIGGMIVAVMLLPFIGKWVGIPEQYLWLGMLYCTLLPTMGAATPVGVLRSLDRFDLISWQGSSYPIARAILASIAFFSNAPFEAYVAIWWVTDLGGDMFLWFLAVRELRRRGLMQGIRPTLRPTTLPGAWRFAIHVNLTSSLIAAWGPIARLVVGGLLGPSGAALFRVASSLADSAQKPAEFLARAFYPEIVRMDVRTKQPWKLMLRSAVMAGMIALTAVLLLLVGGKPLVHLLFGKQFLGAYPILMVLIIAPVIGIFSFPLPSMLYALDRPDAPLKARLVGTIVYFALIAPLCARFGVMGAAAAFVSAYATMFVVLALQVRAEYKRVRAKA